One part of the Mariniflexile litorale genome encodes these proteins:
- a CDS encoding ParB N-terminal domain-containing protein, translating to MSKNNEWLNKKTPRSVDQLRLWPDNPRLNPEETHIQISDFAEDFTSEDSDKKQFFKLIKSITEDGFIPADPVVVWKNLENEKYYVAEGNRRVLALKLLREPHKAPKGIRAFIRTQSAKIDLSSIEKILVNVAPTFEEAEWYINQRNSTSSLQQSWSRVQQQRWISELYDKYNGDIIKIMSITKMSKSDLEGFIRILKIKDLVKQNEVKNKLTEEEYENAISYKFPISILERFFSNKDAKEKWGLDFDGIELVFKHKIGFLNAYSELIKHIVNKDSELKIDTRTITTNFDKILESLPLVNFDEVINEVIETTDSDTTDTELEVPSIDITPSTPTLPPIVIKNNPNRSRLILDIYSLNSSSYRLNELFNELKLIPLKYNNSVAASIRIFLDLAVLNYLKSEGLIGHLCGHYPDNAGIKNINLSKRLEFIKTKVNGKSQDIINKVLNPKNELSLDVLNGYVHSENTHYLNNRYLNNFWDLLFPLFEELLDIKEN from the coding sequence ATGAGTAAAAATAATGAATGGTTGAATAAAAAGACACCTCGTTCTGTAGACCAGCTTAGGCTTTGGCCTGATAATCCGAGATTAAATCCAGAAGAAACTCACATACAAATTAGTGATTTTGCGGAAGATTTTACATCTGAAGATTCAGATAAAAAGCAATTTTTTAAATTAATTAAATCAATTACTGAAGATGGTTTTATACCTGCAGACCCAGTAGTTGTTTGGAAGAACTTAGAAAATGAAAAATATTATGTTGCCGAAGGAAATAGAAGGGTGTTAGCACTTAAACTTCTTCGTGAACCTCATAAAGCTCCAAAAGGTATCAGAGCGTTCATCAGAACCCAATCCGCTAAAATTGATCTAAGTAGTATTGAAAAAATTTTGGTAAATGTTGCACCAACATTTGAAGAGGCTGAATGGTATATAAACCAAAGAAATAGTACATCATCATTACAACAATCTTGGTCAAGGGTACAACAACAAAGATGGATTTCAGAATTATACGACAAATACAATGGAGACATTATAAAAATAATGTCTATTACCAAAATGAGCAAAAGTGATTTGGAAGGTTTTATTAGAATTCTAAAAATCAAAGACTTGGTTAAGCAAAATGAAGTAAAAAACAAACTAACTGAAGAAGAGTACGAGAATGCTATTTCCTATAAGTTTCCTATTTCTATTTTAGAAAGATTCTTTTCAAATAAAGATGCAAAAGAAAAATGGGGTTTAGATTTTGACGGAATAGAATTAGTGTTTAAACACAAAATAGGTTTTTTAAATGCCTACTCAGAATTAATCAAACATATTGTAAATAAAGATTCAGAGTTAAAAATTGACACAAGAACAATTACTACAAACTTTGACAAAATTTTAGAAAGTTTGCCGTTAGTAAATTTTGATGAAGTAATCAATGAAGTAATAGAAACTACTGATAGTGATACTACTGATACTGAATTAGAAGTTCCGTCAATTGACATCACACCCTCAACGCCTACTCTTCCTCCAATTGTAATTAAAAACAATCCTAACAGATCTCGATTAATCTTGGATATTTATTCTTTAAATTCTTCGAGCTATAGACTTAATGAGCTTTTTAATGAATTAAAGTTAATCCCATTAAAATATAATAATTCGGTCGCTGCATCTATTAGAATTTTTTTAGACCTGGCCGTTTTGAATTATTTAAAAAGTGAAGGTTTGATTGGCCATTTATGTGGACATTATCCTGATAATGCAGGTATAAAAAATATCAATTTAAGTAAACGACTTGAATTTATTAAAACTAAAGTCAACGGCAAATCACAGGACATTATTAATAAAGTCCTAAATCCAAAAAATGAGTTAAGTCTTGATGTCTTGAATGGTTATGTTCATAGTGAAAACACTCACTATTTAAATAACCGTTATTTAAATAACTTTTGGGATTTACTTTTTCCTTTATTTGAAGAACTTCTAGACATAAAAGAAAATTAA
- a CDS encoding FRG domain-containing protein — MGLLPNYKDFTEKRESFAYFEKYTKIDTIEEFNNLYKLLQNQIKDKVKIDENKDLKINSDFIFRGMGEAKYKLYNSAQRFWITNEVEQWWLPRSYLEFINEFILKARDKKLFNKIFEYYNLKANQRDFPILSILQHYGAPTPLMDFTYDLDVALFFATERATPTASNNEIDKYFSIYFIDKNFQKHNELNNLIDFTYGSFPRLSSFYDWEKNKNSIFYLSDFENKMQPKNSFRDERPITTIYNQNIIPQQGLFIFNPFPNKPLEDCFNTNHNENGNNLKLKPFFCFDIKKDLGEYIRRSIKKKNIDKSYIYPHLNSYCNLLIEEFLDSSI; from the coding sequence ATGGGATTATTACCAAATTATAAAGATTTTACTGAAAAGAGGGAGAGTTTTGCATATTTTGAGAAATATACTAAAATTGACACCATTGAGGAGTTTAATAATTTATATAAATTATTACAAAATCAAATTAAAGATAAAGTAAAAATCGATGAAAATAAAGACTTAAAAATAAATAGTGATTTTATTTTCAGAGGAATGGGCGAGGCTAAATATAAATTATACAATTCAGCTCAAAGATTTTGGATAACGAATGAAGTTGAACAATGGTGGCTTCCCAGGTCATATTTGGAATTTATTAACGAATTCATTTTAAAAGCACGTGATAAAAAATTATTCAATAAAATTTTTGAATATTATAATTTAAAAGCAAATCAAAGAGATTTTCCAATATTAAGCATTCTTCAACATTATGGAGCACCAACCCCTCTTATGGATTTTACATATGACTTGGATGTTGCGCTATTTTTTGCTACAGAAAGAGCAACTCCTACAGCATCAAACAATGAAATAGATAAATATTTTTCAATTTATTTTATAGACAAAAACTTTCAAAAACATAATGAATTAAATAATTTGATTGACTTTACATATGGAAGTTTTCCGAGATTAAGCTCTTTTTATGATTGGGAAAAGAATAAAAATTCTATTTTCTACCTTTCTGATTTTGAAAACAAAATGCAGCCTAAAAACAGCTTTAGAGATGAAAGACCTATAACAACAATTTATAATCAAAATATTATACCACAACAAGGTCTTTTTATTTTTAATCCATTTCCAAATAAACCACTAGAGGATTGCTTTAACACAAATCATAATGAAAATGGAAATAATTTAAAATTAAAACCTTTTTTTTGTTTTGATATTAAAAAAGATTTAGGAGAATATATAAGAAGGAGTATCAAAAAAAAAAACATTGATAAAAGCTATATATATCCACACTTAAACAGTTACTGTAATTTACTAATTGAAGAGTTTTTAGACAGTTCAATATAA
- a CDS encoding DNA adenine methylase: MYYSPLRYPGGKNKLSAFIAKICIDNNINGHYVEPYSGGASVALFLLIEGFVQKITINDRDRAIYAFWHSVLNNTSKLCKMIENAELSIYEWKKQKDVQDNKKTADLLTLGFSTFYLNRTNRSGIINAGVMGGIEQNGNYLMDCRFNKKDLIKRIKVIAQQKKNIRLYKKDAVKLIDKIQREAENENILFYFDPPYYLKASSLYMNHYENKNHYLVSEKIKTIENIKWIVSYDNVPEIQKLYSECKKKEFTFKHTAYEIREGKEILFFSDSIIQPKNQDWNPIKFKLKKEKTKVNIVYEK; encoded by the coding sequence ATGTATTATTCACCTTTAAGATACCCAGGCGGGAAAAACAAGTTGTCAGCATTTATTGCAAAAATTTGCATTGATAACAATATTAATGGGCATTATGTTGAACCGTACTCTGGGGGTGCTTCAGTTGCTTTATTTCTATTAATAGAAGGATTTGTTCAAAAAATAACAATAAATGATAGAGACAGAGCTATTTATGCTTTTTGGCATTCCGTTTTGAATAATACCAGTAAATTATGTAAGATGATTGAAAATGCTGAATTATCTATTTACGAATGGAAAAAACAAAAAGATGTTCAAGACAATAAAAAAACGGCTGATTTACTAACATTAGGTTTTTCAACTTTTTATTTGAATCGTACAAATAGGTCAGGAATTATCAATGCAGGTGTAATGGGTGGTATCGAGCAAAACGGTAATTATCTTATGGACTGTAGGTTTAATAAAAAAGATTTAATTAAAAGAATAAAAGTAATAGCACAACAAAAAAAAAATATTCGTCTTTATAAAAAAGATGCAGTGAAGTTAATTGATAAAATCCAACGAGAGGCGGAGAATGAAAATATTTTGTTTTATTTCGACCCACCATACTATTTAAAAGCAAGTAGTCTATATATGAACCATTATGAAAATAAAAATCATTATTTGGTTAGTGAAAAGATTAAGACTATTGAAAATATTAAATGGATTGTATCTTATGATAATGTTCCTGAAATTCAAAAACTGTATTCTGAATGTAAAAAAAAGGAATTTACTTTTAAGCATACCGCTTATGAAATAAGAGAGGGCAAAGAGATATTATTTTTCAGTGATAGCATTATACAACCGAAAAATCAAGATTGGAATCCAATAAAATTCAAACTGAAGAAAGAAAAAACTAAGGTAAACATTGTCTATGAGAAATAG
- a CDS encoding FeoB-associated Cys-rich membrane protein, with the protein MNTIIQNILVFIAIGFALIFLIKKFIWKKPASKKSCGGDDGCGCH; encoded by the coding sequence ATGAATACCATCATTCAAAACATATTAGTTTTTATTGCTATTGGATTTGCTTTAATCTTCTTGATTAAAAAATTCATTTGGAAAAAACCTGCTTCTAAAAAATCTTGCGGTGGAGATGATGGTTGTGGTTGCCATTAA
- a CDS encoding M43 family zinc metalloprotease, with translation MKFFFVFFFICLKFTYSQNNDSIIDCGKVIKIPIILHLVPSKSHPYITQIITNKRIDEEIEELCNNFTGKNDISSLDPKFKELIGIPNIIFYLSDTILVQQEKKGIIRYTKPLNKNQLKLIKPEKNLNLLIGDWGSSSSVLEENTIPKSVKINYVSIMTENSQTITHEVGHYLGLWHVWGASNCRKIKYPWDIKTDYISDTPEQKNCTDLSRKKECTLLNNEQTPNYNNFMDYSSCRCFFTIEQAEVMRSKIIKYRRNLFENSI, from the coding sequence ATGAAATTTTTTTTTGTATTTTTCTTTATATGTCTAAAATTCACCTATAGTCAAAATAATGATTCTATTATAGATTGTGGGAAGGTCATTAAAATTCCAATAATATTACATTTGGTTCCTTCTAAGAGTCATCCTTATATTACTCAAATCATAACTAATAAAAGAATAGATGAAGAAATAGAAGAATTGTGTAATAATTTTACTGGAAAAAATGACATAAGTTCTTTAGATCCAAAATTTAAAGAGCTTATAGGTATACCTAATATCATATTTTATTTGTCAGATACTATTCTTGTTCAACAAGAAAAAAAAGGCATTATACGCTATACTAAACCCTTAAATAAAAACCAACTAAAGCTTATAAAACCTGAAAAAAACCTCAACCTATTAATTGGAGACTGGGGAAGTTCATCAAGTGTTTTAGAGGAAAATACAATCCCTAAATCAGTAAAGATTAATTACGTTTCCATCATGACAGAAAACAGTCAAACCATTACCCATGAAGTTGGACATTACTTAGGCTTATGGCATGTTTGGGGAGCTTCTAATTGTCGTAAAATTAAATACCCTTGGGACATTAAAACAGATTATATCTCAGATACTCCAGAACAAAAAAATTGCACAGATTTAAGCCGAAAAAAAGAATGCACTTTATTAAACAATGAACAAACTCCAAATTATAATAATTTCATGGATTATAGTTCATGTAGATGTTTCTTCACCATAGAACAGGCAGAAGTAATGAGAAGTAAAATAATTAAATATCGTAGAAACCTTTTTGAAAATTCTATTTAG
- the feoB gene encoding ferrous iron transport protein B — translation MSKQINVALIGNPNTGKTSVFNALTGLNQKVGNYPGITVEKKEGICKLPRGVKAHIIDLPGTYSLNASSLDESVVIELLLNKNDKDFPDIAVVVTDVENLKRNLLLFTQIKDLEIPTLLVINMSDRMRYKGISLDIEYLETQLQTKIALISTRKKEGIDNLKQLIANYKEVSVTPCIKASDIDKEYFENLQKAFPNQLLYKLWLVITQDVNFGKTDRKEIDAVANFKTKSKADLKRLQQKETIKRYQFINHVLKEGQTIDISQAKDLRSKLDRILTHKVWGYVIFFVILLTIFQAIYDWSSVPMDFIDSTFAFLSEWTKNQLPQGAFTDLLAEGIIPGLGGIVIFIPQIAFLFLFISVLEESGYMSRVVFLMDRIMRRFGLSGKSVVPLISGTACAIPAIMATRNIESWKERLITILVTPFTTCSARLPVYLIIISLIIPEGRFLGLGYQALTLMLLYFLGFATAVLSAHILNKVLKIKSKTFFVVEMPNYKLPMLKNVALTVLEKTKSFVFGAGKIILAISIILWFLASYGPGDDFNNAETIVKTQYASQQLSEEEISQHISSYKLEHSYIGITGHAIEPIIRPLGYDWKIGIAIVSSFAAREVFVGTLATIYSVGNDDEATIKNRMAAEVNPILGGPLFNFASGISLLLFYAFAMQCMSTLAVVKRETNSWKWPTLQLVIMSAFAYVVALIAYQFLK, via the coding sequence ATGAGTAAGCAAATAAATGTAGCCTTAATAGGTAATCCCAACACAGGAAAAACCTCTGTTTTTAATGCACTAACCGGCTTAAACCAAAAAGTTGGAAATTATCCTGGTATTACTGTTGAAAAAAAAGAAGGTATTTGCAAACTACCACGTGGTGTTAAGGCACATATTATAGATTTACCAGGTACTTATAGTTTAAACGCATCGTCCTTAGATGAAAGTGTAGTCATAGAATTGCTTTTAAATAAAAATGATAAAGATTTTCCAGATATTGCTGTTGTAGTAACCGATGTTGAAAATTTAAAACGAAACCTATTACTTTTTACTCAAATTAAAGATTTAGAAATCCCCACTTTATTAGTCATTAATATGTCTGATAGAATGCGTTATAAGGGCATTTCTTTAGATATAGAATATTTAGAAACGCAACTTCAAACTAAAATCGCTTTAATTAGTACCAGAAAAAAAGAAGGTATTGACAATTTAAAACAGCTTATAGCTAATTATAAAGAAGTCTCTGTAACGCCATGTATTAAAGCTTCAGATATTGATAAAGAATACTTTGAAAATTTACAAAAAGCATTCCCAAACCAACTTTTATATAAATTATGGCTTGTTATAACTCAAGATGTTAATTTTGGAAAAACAGATCGAAAAGAGATTGACGCTGTTGCTAATTTTAAAACTAAAAGTAAAGCCGATTTAAAACGACTTCAGCAAAAAGAAACCATAAAACGTTACCAGTTTATAAACCATGTGCTTAAAGAAGGACAAACTATTGATATTTCTCAAGCCAAAGATTTACGTTCTAAATTAGACCGTATTTTAACTCATAAGGTTTGGGGCTATGTTATTTTCTTTGTCATTTTACTAACCATTTTCCAAGCTATTTATGATTGGTCCAGTGTACCAATGGATTTTATAGATAGTACTTTTGCTTTTTTAAGCGAATGGACTAAAAACCAATTGCCCCAAGGTGCTTTTACTGATTTATTGGCAGAAGGTATTATCCCAGGGCTTGGTGGGATTGTTATTTTTATTCCACAAATCGCCTTTTTATTCTTATTTATTTCGGTACTTGAAGAAAGTGGCTACATGAGTCGTGTGGTATTTTTAATGGATCGCATTATGCGTCGTTTCGGTTTGAGTGGAAAAAGTGTTGTGCCCTTAATATCTGGTACTGCCTGTGCTATTCCTGCAATTATGGCAACTCGGAATATTGAAAGTTGGAAAGAACGTTTAATCACTATTTTAGTTACACCTTTTACAACCTGTTCTGCCAGATTACCTGTTTACTTAATTATTATATCATTAATAATTCCCGAAGGGCGCTTTTTAGGATTGGGTTATCAAGCTTTAACTTTAATGCTTTTATACTTTTTAGGTTTCGCTACAGCTGTGCTTTCTGCCCATATTTTAAATAAGGTTTTAAAGATAAAAAGCAAAACATTTTTTGTGGTTGAAATGCCAAACTATAAGCTACCCATGCTTAAAAATGTAGCGTTGACTGTATTAGAAAAAACAAAATCATTTGTGTTTGGTGCAGGTAAAATCATTCTAGCTATATCTATTATTCTTTGGTTTTTAGCATCGTATGGCCCAGGTGATGATTTTAATAATGCCGAAACTATTGTTAAAACACAATACGCTTCACAACAGTTATCTGAGGAAGAAATAAGTCAACACATTTCCTCATATAAATTAGAGCATTCATATATAGGTATTACAGGTCACGCAATTGAACCTATTATTAGACCTCTGGGTTACGATTGGAAAATAGGTATTGCTATTGTAAGTAGTTTTGCTGCCCGTGAGGTATTTGTTGGAACTCTGGCAACCATTTACAGTGTGGGGAATGATGATGAAGCCACTATAAAAAACAGAATGGCTGCCGAAGTAAATCCCATTCTAGGAGGCCCTTTATTTAACTTTGCCTCAGGAATTTCGTTGCTGCTTTTTTATGCTTTTGCCATGCAATGTATGAGTACGCTTGCGGTTGTAAAACGGGAAACAAATAGTTGGAAATGGCCTACCTTACAATTAGTAATTATGAGTGCTTTTGCTTATGTTGTTGCTTTAATAGCTTATCAATTTTTGAAATAG
- a CDS encoding transporter, which produces MNKVNYIALTLCLAGCSVFSQTIITDRPDQTESSSTIEKGSLQIETGVLLGFTEDDFSSERQLLAPSTLFRYGITNGIELRVLSQFESLKDQNSSQKINGMSDLEIGTKIQLFKKENINTEMAFLSHLILSTGSKYLSNNAFGTINKLSISHELSDVLGLGYNVGYDYFGEGSGNLTYSVALGISVTETFGVYIEPYGNFVEFDTHEASFDAGIAYLLKDNCQLDFSFGTGINHTMNYLSLGCSINIAKAKSN; this is translated from the coding sequence ATGAACAAAGTAAATTATATAGCTTTAACGCTATGCTTAGCAGGGTGTTCGGTATTTTCACAAACCATTATAACAGATAGACCCGACCAAACCGAAAGCTCTTCAACAATAGAAAAAGGAAGTTTACAAATAGAAACAGGTGTTTTATTGGGTTTTACTGAAGATGATTTTAGCTCGGAAAGACAACTTTTAGCACCATCGACTTTATTTCGGTATGGTATTACAAATGGGATAGAATTACGTGTGTTAAGTCAGTTTGAAAGTTTAAAAGATCAAAATTCATCACAAAAAATAAATGGCATGAGCGATTTAGAGATTGGAACTAAAATTCAGCTATTCAAAAAAGAAAATATAAATACTGAAATGGCATTTTTGTCACATCTTATTCTTTCAACGGGTTCAAAGTATTTAAGTAATAACGCATTCGGAACCATAAATAAACTTTCCATTTCTCATGAATTGAGTGATGTTTTAGGCTTAGGATATAATGTAGGTTATGATTATTTTGGTGAAGGGTCAGGAAATTTAACCTATTCAGTTGCTTTAGGTATTTCAGTAACTGAAACCTTTGGTGTTTATATAGAACCTTATGGAAATTTTGTTGAGTTTGATACCCACGAAGCTAGTTTTGATGCAGGAATTGCTTATTTATTAAAAGATAATTGCCAATTGGATTTCTCTTTCGGAACAGGTATCAATCATACCATGAATTATTTATCTCTAGGATGCAGCATCAATATAGCGAAAGCTAAAAGCAATTAA
- a CDS encoding FeoA family protein has protein sequence MQNTLAELKRGERAIIVDVSSIHVPLKLLEMGCLPGNLVELVQLAPFKDPMYLNINGTHLAIRKETASHILIEKEI, from the coding sequence TTGCAAAACACATTAGCCGAATTAAAACGAGGAGAACGCGCTATTATCGTAGATGTATCGTCCATTCATGTTCCATTAAAACTTTTAGAAATGGGCTGTTTACCTGGTAATTTGGTAGAACTTGTTCAATTGGCACCATTTAAAGACCCTATGTATTTAAATATTAACGGCACCCATTTAGCAATTAGAAAGGAAACTGCTAGTCATATTTTAATTGAAAAAGAAATATGA
- the rseP gene encoding RIP metalloprotease RseP, with the protein MPEFLIKGAQLLLSLSILVVLHELGHFIPAKLFKTRVEKFYLFFDVKFSLFKKKIGDTVYGIGWLPLGGYVKIAGMIDESMDTEQMALPPQPWEFRSKPAWQRLIIMLGGVTVNFILAFFLFMMMLLVWGTNYSTKDDIKYGFGIAKTLESYGFQQGDRIISVDGKPYKDLSIDINKYIMFREVGNIKVEHPDGTVADIQLPEDIGTKLFEAGDIPAIAPRYPFQLDSVSKDSPADKSGLKAMDKIISVNGQPITYYSDLTYQIKNNTKENLVLEVERNNEIKNLTITQNEDKTIGIVSTIADLDYIKLNKREYTFSESITGGLSQGYWEVKDYLAQFKYIFTKKGASQIGGFAAIGNMFPATWNWHAFWYLTAFLSIMLGVLNLLPIPALDGGHVMFLLYEMVSGRKPGDKFMEYAQMVGFFILIALVLFANGNDIFKAIFN; encoded by the coding sequence ATGCCAGAATTTTTAATAAAAGGAGCTCAACTATTGTTAAGCCTTTCTATACTAGTTGTTTTACACGAATTGGGACATTTTATCCCAGCAAAATTATTCAAAACCAGAGTAGAAAAATTCTACTTATTTTTTGACGTTAAGTTTTCACTATTCAAAAAGAAAATAGGTGATACGGTTTATGGTATTGGCTGGTTGCCTTTAGGTGGCTATGTTAAAATAGCAGGGATGATAGATGAAAGCATGGATACTGAGCAAATGGCACTACCACCCCAACCATGGGAATTTCGTTCAAAACCTGCATGGCAGCGGTTAATTATTATGCTTGGAGGAGTTACGGTTAATTTTATTCTTGCATTCTTTTTATTTATGATGATGTTACTGGTTTGGGGAACAAATTACTCAACAAAAGATGATATTAAATACGGTTTTGGAATTGCAAAAACTTTAGAGTCTTACGGTTTTCAGCAAGGAGATAGAATTATATCTGTTGATGGAAAGCCATATAAAGACCTTTCAATAGACATTAATAAATACATAATGTTTAGAGAAGTTGGGAATATTAAAGTGGAACACCCTGACGGAACAGTCGCTGATATACAACTTCCTGAAGATATTGGTACAAAACTTTTTGAAGCAGGAGATATACCAGCTATAGCACCCCGTTACCCTTTCCAATTAGATTCAGTGTCTAAAGATTCACCAGCAGATAAATCTGGATTGAAAGCAATGGACAAAATCATTTCTGTTAATGGACAACCAATAACATATTATTCCGATTTAACTTATCAAATTAAAAATAATACTAAGGAAAATTTAGTTTTAGAAGTTGAACGTAATAATGAAATTAAAAATTTGACTATTACTCAAAATGAAGATAAAACGATAGGGATAGTTTCTACAATAGCCGATTTAGACTATATTAAGTTAAACAAAAGAGAATATACTTTTTCAGAAAGTATAACAGGAGGGTTAAGCCAGGGTTATTGGGAAGTTAAAGACTACTTAGCTCAGTTTAAATATATTTTCACCAAAAAAGGGGCGTCTCAAATTGGTGGGTTTGCAGCTATTGGCAACATGTTCCCAGCAACTTGGAATTGGCATGCCTTTTGGTATTTAACAGCTTTTTTATCTATTATGCTAGGTGTTTTAAATTTATTACCCATACCTGCTTTAGATGGCGGCCATGTGATGTTCTTACTTTATGAGATGGTGTCTGGAAGAAAACCTGGAGACAAGTTTATGGAGTATGCACAAATGGTAGGATTCTTTATATTAATAGCTTTAGTTTTATTTGCGAATGGTAACGATATTTTTAAGGCAATTTTTAATTAA
- a CDS encoding SCO family protein, translated as MLSFFKDYKTFAFVFIAISIIIVSIIYNTLNVYQPLPIYQPAMVSTELVDSTIQYQKKYHKIADFKLINQNGKTITQNDYKNKIYVADFFFTTCQTICPIMTNHMAQIQKEILNDDEVLLLSHTVTPKIDTVAQLKRYALEKGVDDAKWNLVTGDKKQIYELARKSYLAVKDFGDGGDFDMIHTENFMLIDKKRQIRGFYDGTDSEAIQKLLEDIEILKEEK; from the coding sequence ATGCTATCATTTTTTAAAGATTATAAAACCTTTGCTTTTGTTTTTATTGCTATTTCAATAATTATTGTCTCTATTATTTACAATACTTTAAATGTATACCAGCCATTACCTATTTATCAACCAGCTATGGTAAGTACAGAATTGGTAGATAGCACCATCCAATATCAAAAAAAGTATCATAAAATAGCCGATTTTAAACTTATCAATCAAAACGGAAAAACCATTACCCAAAACGACTATAAAAATAAAATTTATGTTGCCGATTTCTTTTTTACAACCTGCCAAACCATATGCCCTATTATGACAAACCATATGGCGCAAATACAAAAAGAGATTCTTAATGATGATGAAGTACTTTTGCTTTCACATACTGTAACTCCAAAAATAGATACGGTAGCACAACTAAAACGTTATGCATTGGAAAAAGGTGTTGATGATGCCAAATGGAACTTAGTTACTGGAGATAAAAAACAAATTTATGAATTGGCTAGAAAGAGTTATTTAGCTGTAAAAGATTTTGGTGATGGTGGCGATTTTGATATGATACACACCGAAAATTTCATGCTTATTGATAAAAAACGCCAAATCCGTGGGTTTTATGATGGCACCGATTCTGAAGCCATACAAAAACTTCTTGAAGACATTGAGATTCTGAAAGAAGAGAAATAG
- a CDS encoding tyrosine-type recombinase/integrase, which produces MKILFIIKNKSNFNNKGKCPLVCRITLDKIRKEFSTGQFVNPKNWDSKKQIVKPPEPDIDYINNQLSLIKTKINKAFLLLQVKEEAITVEAIYSLYLGKKTQKEYNVVEYFGMYLSKLKTLIGIDIKEVTWNKFDYVKTDIHAFIKWKFKVNDMPLKKLEANFLTELEYYLKVKEKKLKQVTINKKIQRFRKVVKVAVAENFLDKDPFILYKTKTVKIEVVFLTPEELKKLEEHEFSQLRLQFVKDLFVFCCYTGLPYRELMDLKYSNIVKGFDGNKWIKIKREKTSKALSIPLLPKALEIMERYGSSEKYVFARISNQRYNSYLKEIAAIIGVDKNFTTHMARRTFASSVLLYNDVPMEIVSELLGHSNMKVTQDSYGKVVQKKISLEIDRLKGSG; this is translated from the coding sequence ATGAAAATACTATTTATAATAAAAAATAAATCTAATTTTAATAATAAGGGAAAATGCCCGTTAGTTTGTAGGATTACCTTAGATAAAATCAGAAAAGAATTCTCAACAGGTCAATTTGTAAACCCAAAAAATTGGGACAGTAAAAAACAAATTGTTAAACCACCAGAACCCGATATAGATTATATAAATAATCAACTAAGCCTTATTAAGACAAAAATTAATAAGGCTTTTTTATTGCTTCAAGTTAAAGAAGAAGCCATTACAGTAGAAGCTATTTACAGCCTTTATTTAGGCAAGAAAACTCAAAAAGAATATAATGTAGTTGAGTATTTTGGAATGTACTTAAGCAAGCTTAAAACGCTAATTGGTATTGATATTAAAGAAGTGACCTGGAATAAGTTTGATTATGTTAAAACAGATATTCATGCCTTTATTAAATGGAAGTTTAAAGTTAATGATATGCCTTTAAAAAAGCTAGAAGCTAACTTTTTAACAGAGTTAGAATACTATTTAAAGGTGAAGGAGAAGAAATTGAAGCAAGTAACTATCAACAAGAAAATCCAACGCTTCAGAAAAGTAGTAAAAGTTGCTGTTGCAGAAAACTTCTTAGATAAAGACCCATTCATACTTTACAAAACCAAAACGGTTAAAATAGAGGTTGTTTTTCTAACTCCAGAAGAACTAAAAAAACTGGAAGAACATGAGTTTTCACAACTTAGATTGCAGTTTGTTAAAGATTTATTTGTGTTCTGCTGTTATACGGGATTGCCATATAGGGAACTAATGGATTTAAAGTATTCTAATATTGTTAAAGGATTTGATGGTAACAAATGGATTAAGATAAAACGTGAAAAAACATCTAAAGCATTATCAATACCATTACTTCCTAAAGCTCTTGAAATTATGGAACGCTATGGAAGTAGTGAAAAATACGTGTTTGCCAGAATAAGTAATCAGAGATATAACTCCTATTTAAAAGAAATAGCTGCTATTATTGGAGTTGATAAAAATTTTACTACTCATATGGCTAGAAGAACTTTTGCCTCTTCTGTATTGCTTTATAATGATGTACCTATGGAAATCGTAAGTGAACTGTTAGGGCATAGTAATATGAAAGTAACGCAAGATAGCTATGGCAAAGTGGTTCAGAAAAAAATTAGTTTAGAGATAGATAGATTGAAGGGAAGCGGTTAG